A region from the Sutcliffiella horikoshii genome encodes:
- the fliY gene encoding flagellar motor switch phosphatase FliY, whose protein sequence is MMSDGMLSQDEIDALLRGTDNNNEEPLFVDLNIEEYLSTMEQDALGEIGNISFGSSATALSTLLNQKVQITTPKVTLVEKSRLESEFPDPYVAIRVSYTEGFSGSNILVVEQKDAAIIANLMLGGTGESPQSEFDEIHLSAVHEAMNQMMGSAATSMSTVFAKKIDISPPSVMLIDFKAGDGTVEMPEDELLIKVAFSIKIGKLIDSSIMQILPYPFAKKLVEELLHRDDETSQASEVIQETETPTSQVSEPSYEQRNQAQTASTADYYHREEERSMTETPIREHAYAGGHERPSNPAPRPQQAVNVQPAVFSSFETTTVEESEPNNLNMLLDIPLQVTVELGRTKRSVKDILELSTGSIIELDKLAGEPVDILVNNKLIAQGEVVVIDESFGVRVTDIVSQTDRIRKLR, encoded by the coding sequence ATGATGAGTGATGGAATGTTATCTCAAGACGAGATAGATGCGTTGCTTCGAGGTACAGATAACAACAATGAAGAACCCCTCTTTGTTGATCTTAATATTGAAGAATATCTATCTACAATGGAGCAGGATGCGCTTGGCGAAATTGGCAATATATCGTTTGGCAGTTCCGCAACCGCTTTATCCACTTTATTGAATCAAAAAGTTCAAATTACAACACCAAAGGTCACTTTGGTAGAGAAAAGCAGGCTGGAAAGTGAATTTCCAGATCCTTATGTAGCAATAAGAGTGAGTTACACAGAAGGTTTTTCTGGTTCTAACATACTAGTAGTCGAACAAAAGGATGCTGCCATCATTGCAAATCTGATGCTTGGAGGAACAGGGGAAAGCCCTCAAAGTGAATTTGATGAAATTCACCTGAGTGCCGTCCATGAAGCAATGAATCAGATGATGGGTTCTGCCGCTACCTCGATGTCGACTGTGTTCGCAAAAAAGATTGATATTTCACCACCTTCTGTTATGTTAATCGATTTTAAAGCAGGAGATGGAACGGTGGAAATGCCGGAAGATGAACTACTGATCAAGGTGGCATTTTCCATTAAAATCGGAAAATTGATTGACTCATCCATCATGCAAATACTTCCCTATCCCTTTGCAAAGAAATTAGTGGAGGAGCTTCTGCACCGCGATGATGAAACCAGTCAAGCTTCAGAAGTTATCCAAGAAACAGAAACACCAACAAGTCAAGTAAGTGAACCTTCCTATGAACAACGGAATCAAGCACAAACGGCTTCCACTGCAGATTATTATCATAGGGAAGAAGAGCGTTCGATGACAGAAACTCCAATAAGAGAACATGCTTATGCAGGCGGGCATGAAAGGCCTAGCAATCCTGCACCAAGACCGCAGCAAGCAGTTAATGTGCAACCTGCAGTGTTCTCAAGTTTTGAGACAACAACGGTGGAAGAATCTGAACCTAATAACTTAAATATGCTCTTGGATATACCTCTTCAGGTTACGGTGGAACTAGGAAGAACGAAGCGTTCTGTCAAAGACATCCTTGAATTGTCAACGGGCTCCATTATTGAACTGGATAAGCTTGCAGGGGAACCGGTGGATATTCTTGTCAATAATAAACTTATCGCTCAAGGTGAAGTGGTAGTGATAGATGAGAGTTTTGGAGTAAGAGTAACAGATATTGTAAGTCAAACAGATAGAATCAGAAAACTTCGATAG
- a CDS encoding response regulator, which translates to MSKRILIVDDAAFMRMMIKDILTKNGYDVVGEAADGVQAVEKYKEHHPDLVTMDITMPEMDGITALKEIKAINPNAKVIMCSAMGQQAMVIDAIQAGAKDFIVKPFQADRVIEAIHKTLS; encoded by the coding sequence ATGAGTAAAAGAATTTTAATTGTTGATGACGCGGCATTTATGAGAATGATGATAAAGGATATCCTGACGAAAAACGGCTATGACGTTGTTGGTGAAGCAGCGGATGGCGTGCAAGCGGTGGAAAAATACAAAGAACACCACCCAGATCTAGTTACAATGGATATCACCATGCCTGAAATGGACGGAATCACTGCCCTTAAAGAAATCAAAGCGATCAATCCGAATGCAAAAGTCATCATGTGTTCTGCAATGGGGCAGCAAGCAATGGTTATTGATGCAATCCAGGCGGGTGCGAAAGACTTCATCGTAAAACCTTTCCAGGCGGATCGAGTGATTGAAGCTATCCACAAAACTCTTTCATAG
- a CDS encoding flagellar biosynthetic protein FliO gives MYANKILRSLLVVAFLFLLPITGFANEKEGLKNSVYNQIQDQKPQTDQSEGDLNAPSLDEQEMLEQKPPSVSIFDFIKMIFALLFVLALLYGALKLINSRNKFDSGRSVENIGGTNLGNNKSLQLVKVGNSVLVVGVGDSINLLKEITDEQEREQLIQSYRDRSENMTINSDKLSSMVEKVKGMKKTKSKSSFSSLLQDQLGQLSKDRKKKLTEMDDKKEYGQ, from the coding sequence TTGTATGCCAACAAGATTTTACGTAGTTTACTAGTTGTGGCTTTTCTTTTTTTGCTGCCGATAACAGGCTTTGCAAATGAGAAAGAAGGTCTGAAAAACAGTGTATATAACCAAATACAAGACCAAAAGCCACAAACTGATCAATCAGAAGGAGACTTGAACGCTCCTTCTTTAGATGAACAGGAAATGCTGGAGCAAAAGCCGCCATCTGTTTCTATATTTGATTTTATTAAGATGATATTCGCCCTGCTCTTTGTATTGGCTTTGCTTTATGGAGCCTTAAAACTAATCAATAGCAGAAACAAGTTTGATAGCGGACGTTCGGTTGAAAATATTGGTGGGACGAACCTCGGAAACAACAAATCTCTTCAACTTGTGAAAGTTGGAAACAGTGTGTTGGTTGTTGGGGTGGGAGACTCCATCAATCTGCTGAAAGAAATAACAGATGAACAAGAACGTGAACAACTGATTCAGTCCTACAGGGACCGTTCAGAGAATATGACAATCAATTCCGATAAGCTGTCAAGTATGGTGGAAAAGGTCAAAGGAATGAAGAAAACAAAAAGCAAATCAAGCTTTTCATCTCTTTTACAAGATCAATTAGGTCAATTATCTAAAGATCGGAAAAAGAAGTTGACTGAAATGGATGATAAAAAGGAGTATGGGCAATGA
- the fliP gene encoding flagellar type III secretion system pore protein FliP (The bacterial flagellar biogenesis protein FliP forms a type III secretion system (T3SS)-type pore required for flagellar assembly.), whose product MTEFMELFSGNEASTVSTSVQLLLLLTVFSLAPAILILMTSFTRIIIVLSFVRTSLATQSMPPNQVLIGLALFLTFFIMAPTFSQVNDQALQPLFNEEITLDEAYEKASIPLKEFMSKHTRQKDLALFIDYAGMERPESIEDIPLTVLVPAFAISELKTAFQIGFMIFIPFLVIDMVVASVLMSMGMMMLPPVMISLPFKILLFVLVDGWYLIVKSLLQTF is encoded by the coding sequence ATGACGGAATTCATGGAACTGTTTAGTGGAAATGAAGCGTCGACTGTCTCCACATCCGTACAGCTATTATTATTACTTACTGTTTTCTCTTTAGCACCGGCGATACTTATTTTGATGACAAGTTTTACGAGGATAATTATTGTATTATCGTTTGTCCGGACATCACTTGCCACCCAATCGATGCCGCCAAACCAAGTACTTATCGGCCTTGCATTGTTTTTAACTTTTTTTATTATGGCACCAACATTTTCACAAGTGAACGATCAGGCATTACAGCCTCTTTTCAATGAAGAAATTACCCTTGATGAGGCATATGAAAAAGCGAGCATCCCTTTAAAGGAATTCATGAGCAAACATACGAGGCAAAAGGACCTGGCTTTATTTATCGATTATGCAGGAATGGAAAGACCTGAAAGTATTGAAGATATACCTCTTACCGTTCTTGTCCCGGCGTTTGCCATCAGTGAATTGAAAACCGCCTTTCAGATTGGTTTTATGATCTTTATTCCCTTCCTTGTCATTGACATGGTTGTTGCAAGTGTTTTGATGAGTATGGGGATGATGATGTTGCCGCCTGTTATGATTTCCTTGCCGTTCAAGATTTTATTGTTCGTCCTTGTGGATGGTTGGTATTTAATTGTGAAATCTTTATTGCAAACATTTTGA
- the fliQ gene encoding flagellar biosynthesis protein FliQ, producing the protein MSPEFVISMAERGVYTILLISAPLLILALVVGLIVSIFQATTQIQEQTLAFIPKIVAVLVGLVVFGPWMLSNMLSYALEIFNNIHRYVS; encoded by the coding sequence ATGAGCCCGGAATTTGTAATATCTATGGCAGAACGAGGAGTATATACTATTCTATTAATTAGCGCACCTCTTCTGATATTGGCTTTGGTCGTGGGCTTAATTGTAAGTATCTTTCAAGCAACCACCCAGATCCAAGAGCAAACCCTGGCATTTATACCGAAAATTGTAGCGGTATTGGTGGGATTGGTTGTTTTTGGTCCGTGGATGCTGTCCAACATGCTTTCCTATGCTTTGGAAATCTTCAATAATATTCACCGGTATGTGAGTTAG
- the fliR gene encoding flagellar biosynthetic protein FliR translates to MLEWVNYFPAFLLVLTRVTAFFVTLPLFSYRNVPSTFKVGLGFFFALVMSFSLDLPIIGIDGTYILLVIKELMVGLLIGLVAYMVLTAIQIAGGFIDFQMGFAIANVIDPQTGIQSPIMGQFFYTFALLLLLAVNGHHLMMDGIFYSYELIAVTQAWIPLGEAQVFEFVLRTINTMFVIALQLAIPIVGVLFLVDVALGIVARTVPQLNVFVVGLPLKIGVSFITIIFSLTILFTLFYKLFELMLYTMRGLMELLGGI, encoded by the coding sequence ATGCTAGAATGGGTGAACTATTTTCCAGCATTTTTATTGGTTTTGACAAGAGTGACTGCATTTTTTGTTACCCTGCCACTCTTTTCTTATCGGAATGTACCTTCCACTTTTAAAGTGGGTCTTGGTTTTTTCTTTGCACTTGTTATGTCCTTTTCGTTGGACCTCCCGATCATAGGGATTGATGGCACATATATTTTGTTGGTCATAAAAGAGTTAATGGTAGGGTTGCTGATAGGTCTAGTCGCATATATGGTTTTAACTGCCATTCAAATAGCAGGCGGATTCATTGACTTTCAAATGGGCTTTGCGATTGCCAATGTCATTGATCCGCAAACAGGCATACAGAGTCCCATCATGGGCCAATTCTTCTATACATTCGCCTTACTGCTTCTTTTAGCTGTTAACGGGCACCACTTAATGATGGATGGTATTTTTTACAGCTACGAACTGATAGCGGTCACTCAAGCTTGGATACCACTTGGGGAAGCACAAGTATTTGAGTTTGTGCTAAGGACAATCAACACCATGTTTGTCATAGCACTGCAACTTGCCATCCCGATAGTCGGGGTACTATTTTTAGTTGATGTGGCATTGGGGATCGTCGCTAGGACGGTTCCGCAGCTTAATGTTTTTGTGGTTGGTCTTCCATTGAAGATAGGGGTTAGTTTTATTACGATCATATTTTCTCTCACCATCCTTTTCACACTGTTTTATAAACTCTTTGAACTCATGCTTTATACCATGAGAGGCTTAATGGAATTGCTTGGAGGTATCTAG
- the flhB gene encoding flagellar biosynthesis protein FlhB → MTNWVRLDLQYFSGEKTEKATPKKKQDTRKKGQVAKSADVNTSFVLIAVFLCLFAIGPWMKVEILKLFEHSFRVYLLEEVTVQKVHMIFLELIMQLIWIVGPIMLAAVLGAVIANYLQVGPLFSTEAIHMKLNKLDPIQGFKRIYSVRAIVEFVKSMLKIVFVGVITFSILWMSLEEVLILSQKNLHEAFAFLGTLTVRMGLFAGGALLFLSIFDYLYQKYDYEKNIRMSKHDVKDEYKKAEGDPLIKSKIKQKQREMAMQRMMQDVPQADVIITNPTHYAIALKYDESKGDAPIVLAKGVDYVAKKIKEKAKEHNIVTVENKPLARSLYSQAEIGDAIPEEFFQAVAEILAYVYRLQNQVK, encoded by the coding sequence ATGACAAATTGGGTTAGGTTAGACCTGCAGTATTTCAGTGGTGAAAAGACGGAGAAAGCTACACCGAAAAAGAAGCAGGATACAAGGAAAAAAGGACAGGTTGCCAAAAGCGCAGATGTGAACACTTCCTTTGTATTAATTGCAGTTTTCTTATGTCTGTTTGCTATCGGCCCTTGGATGAAGGTAGAGATCTTAAAGCTGTTTGAGCATTCCTTCCGCGTTTATCTGCTCGAGGAAGTGACTGTCCAAAAAGTTCATATGATATTTCTGGAGTTGATCATGCAATTGATCTGGATCGTCGGACCAATTATGCTTGCTGCTGTCCTTGGAGCAGTCATAGCAAATTATCTCCAAGTAGGTCCATTATTCTCGACAGAAGCGATACATATGAAACTCAATAAGCTAGATCCAATACAAGGATTCAAACGGATTTATTCCGTTCGAGCCATAGTCGAATTTGTTAAGTCCATGCTTAAAATTGTTTTTGTAGGGGTTATCACTTTTTCTATTTTGTGGATGAGTTTAGAGGAAGTGCTGATTCTATCGCAAAAGAATTTACATGAAGCGTTTGCCTTCTTAGGGACCTTGACAGTGAGAATGGGGCTATTTGCAGGAGGAGCATTACTGTTTTTATCCATTTTCGATTATTTATATCAAAAGTATGATTATGAAAAAAACATCCGAATGTCCAAGCATGATGTAAAGGATGAGTACAAGAAAGCGGAAGGTGATCCGCTGATTAAATCAAAAATCAAGCAAAAACAAAGGGAAATGGCGATGCAGAGGATGATGCAGGACGTTCCTCAGGCAGATGTCATCATTACAAATCCAACCCATTATGCGATTGCATTGAAATACGATGAATCAAAAGGTGATGCGCCGATCGTGCTTGCTAAAGGCGTGGATTATGTCGCTAAGAAGATTAAAGAGAAAGCAAAAGAGCATAACATTGTTACAGTGGAAAATAAACCGCTGGCAAGGTCTCTTTATAGCCAGGCCGAAATAGGAGATGCCATTCCCGAAGAGTTCTTTCAAGCGGTTGCGGAGATTCTGGCATATGTTTACCGGTTACAAAATCAAGTGAAATGA
- the flhA gene encoding flagellar biosynthesis protein FlhA, which produces MSARDLSVLLSVILIIAMLIIPFYPWMLSIFIIINISLALIVLLTTMNIQEPLQFSIFPSLLLLLTLYRLGLNVSTTRSILSEGTAGTVVETFGTFVVGGNVVVGLVVFIILVVIQFVVITKGAERVSEVAARFTLDAMPGKQMSIDADLNAGMISEQVAKERREKIAKEADFYGAMDGASKFVKGDAIAGIIIVFINVIFGIVIGMAQMGLSFAESAQKFTLLTVGDGIVSQIPALLIATATGIVVTRAASEGNLGGDITRQLFAYPQMLYVAGITILLLGIATPIGPLLTAPIASLIIVGGYMISKKQKADIVVEEETEEEVVTDELRSPDSVVNLLSVDPVEFEFGYGLIPLADSKQGGDLLDRIVMIRRQLALELGLVIPVVRIRDNIQLQPNEYRLKIKGNEVAKGELLLDHYLAMSPGMDEDSIEGIDTIEPSFGLPAKWISEDMKDEAEMYGYTVVDPPSVVSTHITEKMKQHAYELLGRQETKQLVDHLKESTPILVEEVTPSPLSIGDVQKVLAKLLKENVSIRNLPIIFETLADYGKMSADTDLLTEYVRQALSKQITNQYAVGNETFKVVTLAGRVEKLIADHIQQTEHGNFLSLDPNVSMEIVQKVGEQMEQFSVYEQSPILLCSPAVRMYVKQMLDRYLPQVPVLSYNELEASIEVQSIGVVNVEG; this is translated from the coding sequence ATGTCAGCTAGAGATTTATCCGTATTACTTAGTGTCATTCTGATTATTGCCATGTTAATTATTCCTTTTTACCCATGGATGCTAAGTATTTTTATCATTATTAATATCTCCCTTGCTCTGATCGTTCTATTAACAACCATGAATATACAAGAGCCTTTGCAATTCTCCATATTTCCGTCCTTGCTTTTATTACTAACACTGTACAGGTTAGGTCTAAACGTTTCTACGACAAGATCCATTCTGAGTGAAGGTACTGCGGGTACTGTTGTAGAAACGTTTGGAACATTTGTGGTAGGTGGCAATGTGGTCGTTGGACTTGTTGTATTTATCATTTTGGTGGTTATACAGTTTGTTGTTATTACGAAAGGTGCAGAACGTGTCTCAGAGGTGGCTGCACGTTTTACATTGGATGCAATGCCAGGGAAACAAATGAGTATTGATGCAGACTTAAACGCAGGAATGATTTCTGAACAGGTTGCAAAAGAGAGACGTGAAAAAATAGCAAAAGAAGCGGACTTTTACGGAGCGATGGACGGAGCCAGTAAGTTTGTGAAAGGTGACGCCATAGCAGGGATTATCATCGTGTTCATCAATGTTATCTTCGGTATTGTTATCGGGATGGCACAAATGGGATTGAGTTTTGCTGAATCTGCTCAGAAGTTTACGCTTCTAACGGTTGGGGATGGAATTGTATCGCAGATTCCTGCTCTGCTGATAGCAACTGCTACAGGTATCGTTGTTACAAGGGCGGCATCAGAGGGGAATCTTGGTGGAGATATTACGAGACAGTTGTTTGCCTATCCGCAGATGCTTTATGTGGCTGGAATTACCATTCTACTTCTTGGAATTGCCACTCCGATTGGTCCATTGTTAACGGCACCAATTGCATCTCTTATCATTGTAGGTGGATATATGATAAGCAAAAAGCAAAAAGCAGACATTGTCGTGGAAGAGGAAACGGAAGAGGAAGTAGTGACAGATGAATTAAGGAGTCCAGACAGTGTGGTCAACCTTTTATCTGTCGACCCGGTTGAATTTGAATTCGGCTATGGACTGATTCCATTGGCAGACTCCAAGCAAGGGGGAGACTTGCTGGATAGGATAGTCATGATAAGACGCCAACTAGCACTTGAACTTGGATTAGTCATACCAGTTGTTCGCATCAGGGATAATATTCAGCTGCAACCCAACGAATACCGTTTGAAAATAAAAGGAAATGAAGTCGCAAAAGGCGAGCTGTTGCTTGATCATTATCTTGCAATGAGCCCGGGAATGGATGAGGACAGCATTGAAGGTATTGATACGATAGAACCTTCCTTTGGTCTTCCTGCAAAATGGATAAGCGAGGATATGAAGGATGAAGCAGAAATGTATGGCTATACCGTTGTAGATCCTCCTTCTGTTGTGTCAACACATATTACAGAAAAAATGAAACAACATGCCTACGAGCTTCTTGGTAGGCAAGAAACAAAACAGCTTGTCGATCATTTGAAAGAAAGCACGCCGATATTAGTGGAAGAGGTAACACCATCGCCACTTTCCATTGGGGATGTTCAAAAAGTCCTTGCCAAACTTCTAAAAGAAAACGTGTCGATTAGGAATCTGCCTATTATTTTTGAAACATTGGCAGACTACGGGAAGATGTCAGCAGACACCGACCTTCTGACAGAGTATGTAAGACAAGCACTAAGTAAACAGATAACCAATCAATATGCAGTTGGAAATGAGACGTTTAAGGTCGTTACATTGGCAGGCAGGGTGGAAAAACTGATTGCTGATCACATTCAACAAACAGAACATGGAAACTTTTTATCCCTTGATCCAAATGTATCGATGGAAATTGTCCAAAAAGTGGGCGAGCAGATGGAACAGTTTTCTGTTTACGAGCAATCACCGATCCTTTTATGCTCCCCGGCTGTCAGGATGTATGTGAAACAAATGTTAGATCGATATTTACCGCAAGTACCTGTTCTTTCTTATAACGAATTGGAAGCAAGCATTGAAGTACAAAGTATCGGGGTGGTGAATGTGGAAGGATGA
- the flhF gene encoding flagellar biosynthesis protein FlhF, producing the protein MKKYKAENMQQAMQLVRLELGDDAVILNSKAVKTSRFFGLLSKKGVEVIAAVDEDPSNQTLKTKNPPIQPEGIEDFKQTLSTPAVSRVEKDKLFDSIQEMKKMMKSLTQEKQRDPLLPDFFFHLEERLLQSEISSLHVEELMETIYEKWLENKTMTDKSLLKLLETEVLQSLEEVSFDQDPYKKKFICLVGPTGVGKTTTLAKLAANASLKKGKSIGFITTDTYRIAAIEQLKTYASILEAPIEVCYSAEDFLAAKTKLSHLDVVFIDTAGRNFLNERFVEELKEVLDFKEEMTTFLVLSLTSKMSDMKKIADQFWNVGIHQFIFTKKDETTSISSMYEISRTYQKGAAFVTDGQNVPEDLIPFTKELMVRTIMEEIGE; encoded by the coding sequence GTGAAAAAATATAAGGCCGAGAATATGCAACAGGCTATGCAACTGGTCCGACTTGAATTGGGAGATGATGCGGTCATCCTTAATTCCAAAGCAGTTAAAACATCAAGATTTTTCGGACTCCTTTCCAAAAAGGGAGTGGAAGTGATAGCAGCAGTGGATGAAGACCCGTCTAACCAAACGCTGAAAACAAAAAATCCCCCTATTCAACCTGAGGGGATTGAAGATTTCAAGCAAACACTCTCTACTCCAGCAGTATCAAGGGTAGAGAAAGATAAACTTTTTGACAGTATACAAGAAATGAAGAAAATGATGAAAAGCCTAACGCAAGAAAAGCAGAGGGACCCATTGCTGCCGGATTTCTTCTTCCATTTGGAAGAAAGGCTCTTACAAAGTGAAATTAGCTCCCTCCATGTGGAAGAATTGATGGAAACCATTTATGAAAAATGGTTGGAAAACAAAACAATGACCGATAAATCTTTGTTGAAGCTTTTGGAAACGGAAGTGCTTCAGTCTTTGGAAGAGGTATCTTTTGATCAAGATCCTTACAAAAAAAAGTTTATCTGTCTAGTAGGCCCAACAGGAGTCGGTAAAACAACAACATTGGCCAAGCTTGCTGCCAATGCCTCCCTTAAAAAAGGCAAATCTATCGGTTTCATTACTACAGATACTTATCGTATCGCAGCAATTGAACAATTAAAAACATACGCTAGCATTCTAGAAGCGCCCATTGAGGTGTGTTATTCTGCCGAGGACTTTTTAGCAGCTAAAACCAAGCTATCCCATTTGGATGTCGTCTTCATCGATACAGCTGGAAGAAATTTTTTAAACGAGCGTTTTGTCGAAGAATTGAAAGAAGTACTGGATTTTAAAGAAGAAATGACGACATTCTTGGTTTTATCCCTTACTTCCAAAATGTCTGATATGAAGAAAATAGCGGATCAGTTTTGGAATGTGGGGATCCATCAATTTATTTTTACTAAAAAAGATGAAACAACCTCGATTAGTTCGATGTATGAGATATCCAGAACATATCAAAAAGGTGCTGCGTTTGTAACAGATGGCCAAAATGTTCCTGAGGACCTTATCCCGTTCACGAAAGAACTGATGGTTCGCACGATCATGGAGGAAATTGGGGAATGA
- a CDS encoding MinD/ParA family protein → MNDQARALREQVKKSKESSQEDATLRQEARAVAVMSGKGGVGKSNFSLNFSLSLQKKGYNVLLFDMDIGMANIDILLGVTQRYSILHLFERNLSLEEIVQKGPEGLSYIAGGSGLKDIFHFDEQKRNHFLSQLQRLSIQYDYIIFDMGAGITSESLQLILSCNEIILISTCEPTAMTDAYSAMKFIHNHDQKIPFQLVVNRAISAKHAMNTAVRLQSVSQKFLNRSLSHLGSLPDDKNVTLAVMEQTPFVLRFPNSHVSRAVQDIASNYLLGHDTTATKKTNSFIHKLRRLFG, encoded by the coding sequence ATGAATGATCAGGCAAGAGCTTTAAGGGAACAAGTGAAAAAATCAAAGGAAAGTTCGCAAGAAGACGCCACTTTAAGACAAGAAGCAAGGGCCGTTGCGGTGATGAGCGGAAAAGGTGGGGTCGGCAAGTCGAATTTCTCATTGAACTTCTCCTTATCCCTGCAAAAAAAAGGCTATAATGTTTTACTTTTTGATATGGATATAGGGATGGCCAATATTGACATTCTACTGGGAGTTACTCAAAGATACAGCATTCTGCACCTTTTTGAACGGAACTTATCTTTAGAAGAGATTGTTCAAAAAGGTCCAGAAGGATTATCTTATATTGCCGGCGGTTCCGGCTTAAAAGATATTTTTCATTTTGATGAACAAAAAAGAAATCATTTTCTCTCTCAGCTTCAACGGTTGTCCATTCAATATGATTACATTATTTTTGATATGGGAGCAGGCATTACAAGTGAAAGTTTACAATTGATTTTATCCTGTAACGAAATAATCCTGATTTCAACATGCGAACCTACCGCCATGACAGATGCTTACTCTGCCATGAAATTTATCCACAACCACGATCAAAAAATACCTTTTCAATTGGTTGTCAATCGTGCAATAAGTGCAAAACATGCCATGAATACTGCTGTAAGGCTACAATCTGTTTCTCAAAAATTCTTGAACAGAAGCCTTTCTCACTTGGGGTCGTTGCCTGACGATAAGAATGTGACGTTAGCTGTAATGGAACAAACTCCATTTGTTTTAAGGTTTCCCAACAGTCATGTAAGTCGTGCTGTCCAAGACATTGCTTCAAACTATTTACTTGGACATGACACTACCGCCACCAAGAAAACGAACTCATTTATACATAAGCTTCGACGACTGTTCGGTTAG
- a CDS encoding protein-glutamate methylesterase/protein-glutamine glutaminase — protein sequence MNKVKVLITDDSIFMRKLLSDLLEKHPEIEVIATAKNGKEAIEKIKEYSPDVVTLDVEMPQMNGLQALEVIMREHPVPTIMLSSTTTEGSLNTIIAMEQGAVDFVAKPSGAISLDIHKVKEELITKILLASRSNINLFKQPIKKEKEILSSQTFYSKIDLLEKQGKHVDALVCIGTSTGGPRALQTLLSALPKSFPAPLFIVQHMPKHFTKSLADRLNSICDITVLEAVHNQKVEKGTAYIAPGDFHMEVIKRAGSLFIHLHEAPPIRGHRPSVDTLFRSIGNLETYQKIAVILTGMGNDGTDGLKHLKGKGKTKTVALAESEESCIVYGMPRAAIHSGLVDEVHHLKDMSKRINQYILS from the coding sequence ATGAACAAAGTGAAAGTACTTATTACGGATGACTCCATTTTTATGCGAAAGCTGTTATCCGACCTATTGGAAAAACATCCTGAGATAGAGGTAATTGCCACTGCTAAAAACGGAAAAGAAGCTATTGAGAAAATAAAAGAATACTCTCCTGATGTTGTCACTTTGGATGTAGAGATGCCACAAATGAATGGCTTGCAGGCACTAGAGGTCATTATGAGGGAACATCCGGTTCCTACTATTATGCTATCAAGTACAACAACAGAGGGTTCCTTAAATACTATCATTGCAATGGAACAAGGCGCAGTAGATTTTGTTGCCAAACCCTCAGGTGCCATTTCACTTGACATACATAAGGTGAAAGAGGAACTAATCACCAAAATTCTGCTTGCATCCAGATCAAACATCAATCTTTTCAAGCAACCTATTAAAAAAGAGAAGGAAATACTTTCCTCTCAGACTTTTTATAGTAAAATAGACCTATTGGAAAAGCAGGGTAAGCATGTGGATGCATTGGTTTGTATCGGAACATCCACTGGAGGACCGCGTGCGTTGCAAACACTCCTTTCGGCGCTTCCTAAATCTTTTCCTGCACCACTATTTATTGTTCAGCATATGCCAAAACATTTTACCAAATCACTTGCAGATAGACTTAACTCCATTTGCGATATAACAGTACTAGAGGCTGTCCATAATCAAAAAGTGGAAAAGGGGACCGCATATATCGCACCGGGGGATTTTCATATGGAAGTGATTAAGCGTGCAGGAAGCCTCTTTATCCATCTTCATGAAGCTCCTCCAATAAGAGGCCACCGTCCTTCTGTAGACACATTATTCCGTTCTATTGGGAATCTTGAAACCTATCAAAAAATCGCTGTGATCCTAACAGGAATGGGGAATGATGGAACAGACGGATTAAAGCATTTAAAGGGAAAAGGAAAAACGAAAACAGTGGCACTTGCTGAGTCAGAAGAATCATGCATCGTGTATGGCATGCCAAGGGCCGCCATACACTCAGGTTTGGTAGATGAAGTACATCATCTAAAAGATATGTCAAAGAGAATTAACCAATACATTTTGTCTTAG